The Neisseria macacae ATCC 33926 genome contains the following window.
CAGCCTGCAAGATAAAGTCGCTGCTGTATTGGTCGCCGTTGAGGTTGAGCAGGATTTCGCCGATGTATTGTTGCCGTTGGCTGAGTGTGTTTAGGGTGTGCAGGAGCTGGTTGAGGGTGTGTGTATTGTCGAGTTGGGCGAAACGGGCGATGTGTTCGCTGTCCAGCGTAGAGAACGGCGGGAGCGCGGCGGTGGTTCTGCCTTGATGGCATACGGTCAGGATGTCACCATAGGCGGTATGGCGTTGGAAACGGAATTGCACGGCGTTATGCACGGTGTGCTGATAAGCCGGCAGACACAGGGCTTCGGCAAGCAGGGGTAGGTCTTTTGAAGTGAGGGCTTTGGTAATGTTTCTTGCCTGCGGGGTTTTCAGACGACCTTTTTTTGGCGTGGCGAGGCGTAGCTGTTCTTTTTGCAGTTGGTCGGCAATGTTGCGGAACGATACGGCTTGCAGGGCTTGTTCGGGACGGTCGAAATGCAGGAGGTCGTCTGAAAAGCGGCTGCTGACAAGCAAGGGTTTGGCAGTGTGTTTCGCCAGCATGCTCAGGGTGCGGGTCAGATTTTTTTCGTCGGGACTGTCGGTCGGGGCAACGATGGCGAGCAGGGCTTCGGTATGGGTATTTTGAAGTTGTTGGCTGGCGATGCTGTGGTAATGGGCGGGCGTGGGTGTGCTGCCGATGTAGCCTTGGCGGATGTGCGGCTGCTTGGTGGGGAATTGGAGTTTTAGGTTTTGGGGGGTACAGGTTTCCAGCCACTCGGCAGGGGTGTCGGACAGGATGTCGATGCTGTTCAGAGGGGGGAGGTCGGACAAACGCGCGTGCAGGGCGGCTTCGAGTTCGCTGCTGCTGAATGTGGCGAGGAAGTTGCAATGGCGCGCGAGGCAGCGTAACACGGCTTTTTCGGTGTCGTCCGAACGGTGGGTAACGTGGAGGATGAGCGGGGTGTGGCGGGTGAAATGGCGGATGGCGCTGAACAGGTTGCGCTGGTTTTCGGCTGGGTTGTGTTCGATAACGGCAACTTTGGTGTGGCGGTTGTGGCCGAAACGGTTGAGCCAGTCGGCAGAGGTGGTGGGGCTGAGCGGATAGTTGAGGCTGATGTGGCGTGAAATGCCCTGTCCCATTTTTTGCAGCATGAGGTTGATTTCGCTGCTGACGGAGGCGTGTCCGGTCAAAAGGGCGGTGTAGCCTGCCGGATGGTCGGGTTGAGAACTGATGTTGAGGCTTTGCGATGGAAGCTGCACGCCCGCGGGGCTGCACACGCTGATGTTGAGTTCGTTGCCGTGGTGTTTTTTGATGGCGGCTTCGGCGGTGTGCCATTCGTCGTCGGACAGGCTTTCCCAGTCTTGGATGAGGATGATGTGGCCGAACTGTTTTTTGCGGCAGGATTTGAACAGGGCGTCGTAGCTGTCGGGCGGCGTTACGGCGATGACGAGGTCGGCGCTGCCGGGGATTTTGTTGAGGTTGGTGTAGGAGGTGAGTCCGGCAACCGTGCGGTGGCGGAGGTTGACGGGTGTGATTTGACCTTGAAACGGTGCGCTCAGGAGGTTGCTCAGGATGCGTTCGCCCAAGCTGTATGGGCGTTCGCTCGCGCCCACGAGAATGATGTGGTTGGGCATGAAGAAGTAGCCGGACATGGATTGGGCGGACATGGTGCCTCCTTTTCGGTGTATGGACGCTGCGTTTCAGACGACCTTTCGGGCAGTTTGGGTTGGAAGGGGTGTGTGATGAGTGAACGGGATTGGGCGTTCGTTGTTGGTTTTGTTATCAATGGATAGTCTGTTTCGCTGCTCTTTATGGCGGAACATGCGGACTTTAAATGATTTAATTATTCACTTGCATTATATATGACAAATGGCATAAAAGGTCGTCTGAAAGGCGGGAACGTAAGGGTTTGTTCTTTTCAGACGACCTTTTGTAGGCTTGGGGTGTGGCAATTTGTTTATAGTGGATTAACTTTAAACCAGTACGGCGTTGCCTCGCCTTAGCTCAAAGAGAACGATTCTCTAAGGTGCTGAAGCACCAAGTGAATCGGTTCCGTACTATCTGTACTGTCTGCGGCTTCGTCGCCTTGTCCTGATTTAAAGTTAATCCACTATACAAACCCCGATGGGCAACATTCATGGTCAAGAGTTTTTAGGATGCGGCTTTTCCGTTTTGCCGTTCACTTTCTTTTTGGGCAGGATAAAGTGCATTTTCAAACCATTCGGCTTGATGTTTTCAGCCATGATTTTGCCGTTGTGCTGCTCCATGATGTGTTGGGTCAGGGCAAGGCCTAAGCCGGTACCGGGTTTGCTGGCGCTGGAGTCGGCACGGTAAAAGGCGGTGAAAATGTGCGGCAGTTGCATTTCGTCCACGCCGGGACCGTTGTCGGTAACGTCCACAATCCAATGCTTGCTGTCTTGTCCGATATTGACGCGGATGGTGCTGCCTTCGGGGCTGTAATTGATGGCGTTGCGGATAACGTTATCAAACGCGCGGTACAAATAGCCTTCGTTGGCGCAGACCGTGGCATTTTCGGGGATTCTGGGTTCGACCGAGAGGGTAACGGTTTGTTTGTTCTGCTGGGCGATGCTTTGGTTGTCTTCCACGATGTTTTTCAGGAAGGGGACGAGCTTCAGGCTTTCTTTTTCCAGCGGGATATTGGATGTTTCCAAACGGGACAGCGTCAGCAACTCGCCAACCAAGGTATCCATGCGGGTCAATTCGCCTTCCAGCCTTTTCAGATATTGTTCCTGCTTTTGCGGCTGCGCCTGAATCAGTCCGACAATCGCCTGCATACGCGCCAAGGGCGAGCGCATTTCGTGGGAGACGTGGTGCAGCAGGTGGCGTTCTTTGGCCACGAGTTTTTCCAGTTTTTCCGCCATTTTGTCGAACTGGATGGCAAGGTGGGACAATTCGTCGTCACGGTCGTCCACTTGCTGCGAAATACGTGTTTCAAGTTCGCCGTTTGCCACCCTGTCCATGCCGCTGCCCAAGATTTTGATGGGCTTGGTAATGTTGCTGGCGAGGATGTACGCCATCAGCAGGCCGACGACGATGATGAAGGAGAGGATGATGAATTCGTGCCAAATTGGGGCGAGCGGCAGGCCAGGGATAAAGAGCGGGCTGGGCAGGCGTTGCGCCTGATGGCTGTCCCAGCCTTTGATAAAGAAGAGGTATTCTTCGCCGAAACGGTCGTATTCGATGTGCGCCAAATCGGAATTGGGATTATTGATGGCAAACACGCGGGCGCGTTCGATGGTGTGGTTGTCGATGTTGCGGTCGAGGATGTCTTTTTTCTCGTCGCCCAAAATGACGTAAACGGAATTGGAAACGGGGCTGTCTTCCCATTCCGCCAATATTTCGCGCGCACCGCTGTCCCCGCGCGCCCTAAAGGCGGAGAGGATGCTGTTCATCAAAGTGGTTTCGATGGTGCGGCGTTGGTTGAATTGGTTTTCGGCAAGGGTGTTTTGCACCAGCCAAAAAGAAAAACTCGCCACAAAGATTGCGCAGACGATGACTGCGCAAAATGTGGCGAAGATGCGTTGAAACAGTTTCATTGATCTGTTTTATCTTTAGTTTTTAACAAACAGGTAGCCCAAGCCCCGTACGGTCTGAATCAGCGAGGCATCGCCCAGTTTGTGGCGGATGCTGGAGATATGGACGTCGATGCTGCGGTCGAATTTTGCCAGTTTGCGGTCAAGCGCTTCGATGGACAAAGTTTCTTTGCTGACAACTTGTCCGGCGTGGCGCATCAGGACTTCGAGCAGGTTGAACTCGGTACTGGTCAGTTCGAGCGGAGTGTCTTTGATGGTCGCCTGACGTTTGGCGGGGTACAGGACGACGTCGCTGACGGAAATGCTGTTTGGCGCGTTGTTCGGCTCGCCGCTTTGTTGCGCACGGCGCAGGATGGCGTTGATGCGTGCCAACAGTTCGCGCGGGGTGCAAGGTTTCGGAACATAGTCGTCCGCACCCATTTCCAATCCGATGATGCGGTCGATGTCGTCGCCTTTAGCGGTCAGCATGATGATGGGAACGGTGCTTTGGGAGCGGACGTTTTTCAATACGTCCAAACCGTTCATTTTCGGCATCATGGAGTCTAATACGACGACATCGTACTGGCCGGTCAGGATTTCGTGTACACCGGCTTCGCCGTCCGGAACGCTGTGGACGTTCAATCCTTCGGCGGTAAGGTATTCGGTGAGCAATTCAGTCAGCAAAGCGTCGTCATCTACGAGTAATACGCGACTCATGGGATTTCCTTTTCGTGATTGTATGCGCTGCGCAAACCCGAAATAAACGGGTGCGGCGGATAGTGATGGCTAATCTTAACACGCATTTTGAGTTTTTTGATAGCTTGTTTTCCTATGCTTTTGCGCTTTTTTGCATTGCAGGGACGCTGT
Protein-coding sequences here:
- the misR gene encoding two-component system response regulator MisR, with the translated sequence MSRVLLVDDDALLTELLTEYLTAEGLNVHSVPDGEAGVHEILTGQYDVVVLDSMMPKMNGLDVLKNVRSQSTVPIIMLTAKGDDIDRIIGLEMGADDYVPKPCTPRELLARINAILRRAQQSGEPNNAPNSISVSDVVLYPAKRQATIKDTPLELTSTEFNLLEVLMRHAGQVVSKETLSIEALDRKLAKFDRSIDVHISSIRHKLGDASLIQTVRGLGYLFVKN
- a CDS encoding HAMP domain-containing sensor histidine kinase — its product is MKLFQRIFATFCAVIVCAIFVASFSFWLVQNTLAENQFNQRRTIETTLMNSILSAFRARGDSGAREILAEWEDSPVSNSVYVILGDEKKDILDRNIDNHTIERARVFAINNPNSDLAHIEYDRFGEEYLFFIKGWDSHQAQRLPSPLFIPGLPLAPIWHEFIILSFIIVVGLLMAYILASNITKPIKILGSGMDRVANGELETRISQQVDDRDDELSHLAIQFDKMAEKLEKLVAKERHLLHHVSHEMRSPLARMQAIVGLIQAQPQKQEQYLKRLEGELTRMDTLVGELLTLSRLETSNIPLEKESLKLVPFLKNIVEDNQSIAQQNKQTVTLSVEPRIPENATVCANEGYLYRAFDNVIRNAINYSPEGSTIRVNIGQDSKHWIVDVTDNGPGVDEMQLPHIFTAFYRADSSASKPGTGLGLALTQHIMEQHNGKIMAENIKPNGLKMHFILPKKKVNGKTEKPHPKNS
- a CDS encoding bifunctional acetate--CoA ligase family protein/GNAT family N-acetyltransferase, with translation MSAQSMSGYFFMPNHIILVGASERPYSLGERILSNLLSAPFQGQITPVNLRHRTVAGLTSYTNLNKIPGSADLVIAVTPPDSYDALFKSCRKKQFGHIILIQDWESLSDDEWHTAEAAIKKHHGNELNISVCSPAGVQLPSQSLNISSQPDHPAGYTALLTGHASVSSEINLMLQKMGQGISRHISLNYPLSPTTSADWLNRFGHNRHTKVAVIEHNPAENQRNLFSAIRHFTRHTPLILHVTHRSDDTEKAVLRCLARHCNFLATFSSSELEAALHARLSDLPPLNSIDILSDTPAEWLETCTPQNLKLQFPTKQPHIRQGYIGSTPTPAHYHSIASQQLQNTHTEALLAIVAPTDSPDEKNLTRTLSMLAKHTAKPLLVSSRFSDDLLHFDRPEQALQAVSFRNIADQLQKEQLRLATPKKGRLKTPQARNITKALTSKDLPLLAEALCLPAYQHTVHNAVQFRFQRHTAYGDILTVCHQGRTTAALPPFSTLDSEHIARFAQLDNTHTLNQLLHTLNTLSQRQQYIGEILLNLNGDQYSSDFILQADERPSPKNKPTNIATLKLEQAAAKVQTAAEYLRSKNPAAAEFLRNTGEAAAELLGAKTEIEAPIQNVLAPYPTEHPATLTLKNGETVTIRPFTPEDAEAKQQFVRNLSPQARYTRFMTHTNELPIPTLARFSKLDYHSEAAWTARNSDDLIVAVSRFSRINRNECEFGITLAENVRGKGLAAEMMKLIIQSATQQGYRVMSAQILKSNTPMLKLAEKSGFTITPSEEDNTLCQARLNLTTPQNSNKNK